Proteins found in one Miscanthus floridulus cultivar M001 chromosome 4, ASM1932011v1, whole genome shotgun sequence genomic segment:
- the LOC136552862 gene encoding N6-mAMP deaminase-like has protein sequence MDTETERKAAVVEETREWCVALPKVELHAHLNGSVRNSTLLELAKQLGDKGVIVFEDVKDVIMKSDRSLPECFKLFDLFHILTTDHDTVTRVAKEVVEDFAAENVVYLEIRTTPKNNEAKGMTKRSYMDAVIKGLKEVEAVDVALFDSNFRTNETLNSKLLDGDAKKKKIYVRLLLSIDRRETTSAAMDTVNLAMEMKDQGVIGIDLSGNPVVGEWETYLPALQHAKNLGIPITIHCGEVANRKEIQAVLDFFPQRLGHVCCLNDVEWEKLKSLMIPVEICLTSNVMTGGAPSLELHHFADLYNAKHPLSLCTDDSGLFSTSLSNEYYLVATTFGLSKSELFQLAQDAAQFVFADDVVKKSLKEVFKHAEKGLLMQDELAAPN, from the exons ATGGACACTGAGACTGAGAGGAAGGCGGCGGTGGTCGAGGAGACGAGGGAGTGGTGCGTCGCTCTCCCCAAGGTGGAGCTCCACGCGCACCTCAACGGCTCCGTCCGCAATTCCACCCTTCT AGAACTTGCAAAACAGCTAGGTGACAAAGGAGTCATTGTCTTCGAAGATGTTAAGGATGTGATCATGAAGA GTGATAGGTCTCTTCCAGAGTGTTTCAAGCTTTTTGACCTGTTTCATATACTTACAACTGACCATGATACAGTAACAAGGGTTGCTAAGGAG GTTGTGGAAGATTTTGCTGCAGAGAATGTTGTATATTTGGAAATAAGAACAACACCTAAG AACAATGAAGCAAAGGGGATGACCAAGAGGTCTTACATGGATGCTGTTATTAAAGGTCTGAAAGAagttgaagctgttgatgtcgcATTATTTGATTCTAATTTCAGAACAAATGAAACACTAAATTCTAAGCtgttggatggtgatgcaaagaaaaagaagatataTGTTAGGCTCCTTCTTAGTATTGATCGCCGTGAGACAACTTCGGCTGCAATGGATACC GTTAATTTAGCCATGGAAATGAAGGACCAAGGTGTCATAGGCATCGATCTTTCTGGCAATCCAGTTGTGGGGGAATG GGAAACATACTTGCCTGCCCTACAACATGCTAAAAATCTTGGAATCCCCATTACAATTCACTGTGGAGAG GTAGCAAATCGGAAGGAAATCCAAGCAGTGCTGGACTTCTTCCCTCAGAGGTTGGGTCATGTATGCTGTCTGAATGATGTAGAATGGGAGAAGCTCAAGTCTCTTATGATTCCG GTCGAGATATGTTTAACTTCAAATGTTATGACAGGAGGTGCTCCTTCCCTAGAGCTTCATCACTTTG CTGACCTCTATAATGCAAAGCACCCTCTGTCCCTGTGCACAGATGATTCTGGACTGTTCTCAACAAGCCTCTCAAATGAGTATTACCTTGTTGCAACGACTTTCG GTCTCAGCAAGTCCGAGCTGTTTCAGCTAGCCCAGGATGCAGCACAGTTTGtttttgctgatgatgtggtgaaGAAGTCTCTGAAGGAGGTGTTCAAGCATGCTGAGAAGGGACTACTCATGCAGGATGAACTTGCTGCACCAAACTAA
- the LOC136550538 gene encoding polyprotein of EF-Ts, chloroplastic-like has protein sequence MTPVSHCSVGNISLFHIGSFRISREIQIRRFQGSARYSRVASPSPRRLLQPQTAFHLISIYKRRSWSSAQRPRTLSAATVGTDVTVEDQNPETSVENSEAAPDAVEASEQAEASTGQASSPRKLGRNIRKSEMPPLNEEDLVPGASFTGKVMSIKPFGVFVDIGAYTEGLVHISRVSDGFVKDISSLFTVGQEVSVRLLEANKETKRISLTMREGDDYVKPKKETPKAANGGRSATATPRQTRERQEAKETVEAKYVPGQSLNGTVKSTTRAGTFVTLPDGSEGFLPREEEALALFTLIGQSAMEVGKQIRVKVLNVAQGQATLTMKRVEDDEDDLKTLNMELKRDWSRGTNAFELAFRRNKEISAFLDQREKTNVPEVQAAAEESSKELSSVSEVATGVPAPVSDPSSQVGIEDSSSVATAAEDQTVESESSPVISVELSSNGVPDSTSVSSVSETAEKPAEPEESSAVEEVLVTASSEVEKEPAAAATGVAQTSTTTAIISPALVKQLREATGAGMMDCKKALAETAGDIDKAQEFLRKKGLAAADKRAGRATAEGRVGSYIHDSRIGVLIEVNCETDFVSRGDIFKELVDDLAMQVAACPQVQYISIDDVPEEFVKKETELEMQREDLLSKPGQIRAKIVEGRVKKRLGEFALFEQPFIKNDKVTISEWLKQTIATTGENMKVKRFARYNLGEGLEKKSQDFAAEVAAQTAVKAPPSAPPKDDKPAETTESAEKKPAVAVSASLVKQLRNETGAGMMDCKKALAESDGDLQKAQEFLRKKGLSSADKKSSRLAAEGLIGSYIHDNRIGCMIEVNSETDFVARNEKFKELVNDLAMQVVACPQVDYVSVEDIPQSIISKEKEIEMQRDDLQSKPENIREKIVEGRIAKRLGVMALLEQPYIKDDSKTVKDLVKEMIASLGENIKVRRFVRYTLGEN, from the exons ATGACTCCAGTGAGTCATTGCTCCGTTGGCAATATCAGCCTGTTTCACATCGGAAGCTTCAGGATCAGCCGAGAAATCCAAATAAGAAGGTTCCAGGGCTCGGCGAGGTACTCGAGAGTAGCATCGCCGTCGCCTCGGAGACTGCTGCAGCCACAGACAGCGTTCCACCTGATCAGTATCTACAAGAGAAGAAGCTGGTCCTCTGCCCAGAGGCCAAGAACCCTGTCCGCGGCGACCGTGGGGACTGATGTCACGGTGGAGGATCAAAATCCGGAAACTTCAGTTGAAAACTCTGAGGCTGCACCTGACGCCGTCGAAGCGAGCGAGCAGGCCGAGGCTAGCACGGGACAAGCTTCTTCTCCTCGCAAGTTGGGACGCAACATTCGGAAGAGCGAGATGCCTCCGCTGAATGAGGAGGATCTGGTGCCTGGTGCATCTTTTACTGGGAAGGTGATGTCTATCAAGCCATTTGGAGTTTTCGTTGACATTGGAGCATATACAGAAGGCCTTGTTCATATCTCCAGAGTAAGTGATGGGTTTGTAAAAGATATATCTTCCCTCTTCACTGTTGGACAAGAGGTGTCAGTCAGGTTGCTTGAAGCAAATAAGGAAACGAAGCGTATCTCTCTGACGATGAGGGAAGGTGATGACTACGTCAAGCCTAAAAAAGAAACACCTAAGGCTGCAAACGGTGGGCGCAGTGCCACCGCAACTCCAAGGCAAACAAGGGAAAGGCAGGAAGCCAAGGAGACGGTCGAGGCAAAGTATGTACCAGGGCAGTCTCTGAATGGCACTGTGAAAAGTACGACGAGAGCAGGGACATTTGTGACATTGCCTGATGGGAGTGAAGGATTCCTTCCCAGAGAAGAGGAAGCACTGGCATTGTTTACCCTTATTGGACAATCTGCAATGGAAGTTGGTAAACAGATAAGGGTTAAAGTACTGAATGTAGCACAAGGTCAGGCCACTTTGACAATGAAACGGGtggaagatgatgaagacgatCTGAAGACGCTAAACATGGAGCTTAAGCGGGACTGGTCCAGAGGGACCAATGCGTTCGAGTTGGCTTTCCGTAGGAACAAGGAGATCTCTGCATTCTTGGATCAGAGGGAAAAGACAAATGTGCCGGAAGTACAAGCAGCTGCTGAGGAAAGTAGCAAAGAATTGAGCTCTGTGTCAGAAGTAGCAACTGGTGTTCCTGCTCCTGTATCTGATCCCTCTTCTCAGGTGGGAATCGAGGATTCTAGTTCTGTGGCAACTGCTGCTGAGGACCAAACTGTAGAATCTGAAAGCTCACCTGTAATTAGTGTTGAACTGTCCTCCAACGGGGTCCCAGATAGCACTAGTGTGTCTTCAGTTTCAGAAACTGCGGAGAAACCTGCTGAACCTGAAGAATCTTCAGCAGTTGAAGAGGTCCTTGTAACTGCAAGTAGCGAGGTGGAGAAAGAaccagctgctgctgctactggagTTGCACAAACAAGCACCACAACAG CCATTATTTCTCCTGCCCTTGTCAAGCAATTGCGCGAGGCAACTGGAGCAGGCATGATGGACTGCAAAAAGGCTCTTGCTGAAACAGCAGGTGACATTGATAAAGCTCAAGAATTCCTACGAAAGAAAGGGTTGGCGGCTGCTGACAAGAGGGCCGGCAGAGCAACAGCTGAGGGAAGAGTTGGCTCTTACATACATGACAGCAGAATCGGGGTCCTTATTGAAGTGAATTGTGAGACTGACTTTGTGTCCCGAGGCGACATCTTCAAAGAGTTAGTTGATGATCTTGCCATGCAAGTTGCTGCCTGCCCTCAAGTACAGTACATCTCTATTGATGACGTCCCTGAGGAGTTTGTGAAGAAGGAGACCGAGCTGGAGATGCAGAGGGAGGACCTTTTGTCAAAGCCCGGGCAGATTCGGGCTAAGATCGTTGAAGGGCGTGTAAAGAAGAGGCTTGGAGAATTTGCATTGTTTGAACAGCCATTCATCAAGAATGACAAGGTCACAATAAGTGAGTGGCTGAAGCAAACTATAGCTACAACCGGAGAGAATATGAAGGTCAAGAGATTTGCCCGATACAACCTAGGTGAAGGGTTGGAGAAGAAAAGCCAGGATTTTGCTGCTGAAGTTGCAGCCCAGACAGCAGTGAAGGCTCCTCCATCTGCTCCTCCAAAGGATGACAAGCCTGCTGAAACAACAGAATCCGCCGAGAA GAAGCCGGCTGTTGCAGTTTCAGCTTCATTGGTAAAGCAACTCCGAAATGAAACCGGTGCTGGTATGATGGACTGCAAGAAAGCTCTGGCTGAGTCTGATGGTGACCTTCAGAAGGCTCAGGAGTTCCTCAGGAAGAAGGGCCTCTCATCTGCAGACAAGAAATCTTCTCGGCTAGCTGCTGAAGGACTGATTGGCTCCTACATCCACGACAACCGCATCGGATGCATGATTGAGGTCAACTCCGAGACCGACTTTGTGGCTCGCAACGAGAAGTTCAAGGAGCTTGTGAACGACCTCGCGATGCAAGTGGTGGCATGTCCACAGGTCGACTATGTCTCGGTGGAGGACATCCCACAGAGCATCATCAGCAAAGAGAAGGAGATTGAGATGCAGAGGGACGACCTGCAGTCAAAACCCGAGAACATCAGGGAGAAGATCGTCGAAGGGCGGATAGCAAAGAGGCTCGGAGTGATGGCCCTCCTGGAGCAGCCCTATATCAAGGATGACAGCAAGACAGTGAAGGATCTCGTGAAGGAGATGATCGCCTCGCTTGGGGAGAACATCAAGGTGCGGAGGTTTGTCCGGTACACCCTGGGTGAGAACTGA